From the genome of Streptomyces xanthophaeus:
GCGATCGCGGTGCGGGCCATGCGGGCGGACGTGGTGTGAGAGGTCATGACCCGATTCTGGATCGGGAGCGTGCCCCGGGCCGATGGGGCCCGTACCCGGACCCCCGGTGGGGCTAACCCCCGCCCTCCGTCCGCGCGGACGGCCTACCGGCCGGTGGTCACGGGGAGTTCCGAGGGCATGCCCCACTCGCTCCAGGAGCCGTCGTACACCGCTATCTCCTCGTACCCGGCGAGGTCGGCGCCGAGGGCCAGTACGCAGGCGGTCACCCCGGAGCCGCAGCTGAGGTAGAGCCGTTCCCGTCCCCCCGTCAGCGCCCGGAAGACGGCGCGCAGTTCCCCGGCCGGCCGCATCAGGCCGTTCGCGTCCTGGAGTGCGGCGAACGGCAGGTTGACCGCGCCCGGCATGTGGCCGCCGCGCAGGCCCGGGCGGGGTTCGGGGGCGGTGCCGGTGAAGCGTTCGCGCGTGCGGGCGTCGAGAACGGCCGCGGCCGGGTCGGCCAGGGCCCGCGCGACGGTGGCGCTGTCGACCAGCAGCCCGGCCCGGGGCCGGGCGGTGAAGGAGCCGCGCGGGCCCTGGTACGCCGGGCTCGTGGCCGAGGTCGGCAGGCGGGCGGCGGTCCAGGCGGGCAGTCCCCCGTCGAGGACGGCGGCGCGGTCGAAGCCCATGGCGCGCAGCATCCACCAGGCGCGGGCGCTGGAGTAGACGCCGGCGCCGTCGTAGACGACGACGGTGTCCGAGTCGTCGACGCCGAGGGCGCGCATCGCCTCGGTGAACTCCGGGGCCCCGGGCATGGTGTGCGGCGCGGGCGCGGTGTGGTCGGACAGGGACCCGTCGAGGTCGAAGGGGCGGGCGCCCGGGATCCGGCGGGCCGCGGCGCGGTGGGCGCCGACGGAGGCGTCGAAGAGGACCAGGCCGGGCGCACCCAGCCGCCCGGCGAGCCAGTCGACTCCGACGAGCGGTCCGGGAAGGGGTCCGGCCGACGCTCCGGACAGCACCCCGGGCAAGGCTTCGGGCTGCTGTCCGGGCTGTGCTTCGGGCTGCGCTTCGGGCTGCGCTTCGGACACGGCGTCCTGGGGCGGGGTCATGCGGCACCTCCGGCTGTACGACACGGGTCGCCCCATCCTCCGACGCGGCCCGGACCGGCCCCCCGTGCGGGGGTCAGCCGCAGCCGCCCGGCCGGGCGTAGACCGCCACCCGGGCGCCGCGCACCCCGGTCACCGAGCACAGCTGGAAGCGGTCCGCCAGCTCCTCCCGCTTGACCGCCTCCCGCGGGTACGGGTCCAGCGGCTGACCGGCGGGGTCCAGCAGGGCGATCACCCGGGGCGAGGCCAGCAGTGCCGAGCGGATCCGCTCCGGGGACAGCTCGGTGCCCTGGAGGCTGTGCGAGGCCGCCGGGGTGCGGTCCAGGGCCACGTCGCGCAGCTCCCCGTAGAGCTCGGGCGAGGACAGCAGCCACTCGCGCCGGCGCGAGGGCATGAACAGCACCGCGTCCCCCGGCCGGGCCCGCTCCCGGACCGCGGCGGCCACCGCGAGCACGTCGTCCTTGCGGCTCTCCGGCGTACGCAGCCACACCGACCAGACGGCGAACGGCACCAGGAGCGCGCCCGCCAGCAGCCACGGCCACCAGCCGCGGGCCCGCGCGAGCCGGACCCCCGCCAGCAGGGCGAGCCCGGCCAGCGCGTAGATCACGTACCGGTCGACGTACCAGGGATTGACCAGGGAGATCACCATCAGC
Proteins encoded in this window:
- a CDS encoding sulfurtransferase, with amino-acid sequence MTPPQDAVSEAQPEAQPEAQPGQQPEALPGVLSGASAGPLPGPLVGVDWLAGRLGAPGLVLFDASVGAHRAAARRIPGARPFDLDGSLSDHTAPAPHTMPGAPEFTEAMRALGVDDSDTVVVYDGAGVYSSARAWWMLRAMGFDRAAVLDGGLPAWTAARLPTSATSPAYQGPRGSFTARPRAGLLVDSATVARALADPAAAVLDARTRERFTGTAPEPRPGLRGGHMPGAVNLPFAALQDANGLMRPAGELRAVFRALTGGRERLYLSCGSGVTACVLALGADLAGYEEIAVYDGSWSEWGMPSELPVTTGR